The following proteins are encoded in a genomic region of Ornithinibacillus sp. 4-3:
- a CDS encoding recombinase has translation MAHTPFGYEIVDGKIEIHAIEAEQFKLLIQSYLSGKSLANAARDSGINRSHGVITRILTNERYLGNAIFPGLISKEQFEQLKEERFKRAKKLGRLNRTKAEETFTPNFTFTIGKVENKYDNPIKQAEYVYSLIKEEVT, from the coding sequence ATGGCACACACACCCTTTGGATATGAAATAGTAGACGGCAAAATTGAAATTCATGCCATAGAAGCTGAGCAATTTAAGCTTTTAATTCAGTCATACTTATCTGGTAAATCTTTAGCTAATGCAGCAAGGGATTCTGGCATTAATCGATCACATGGCGTAATTACTAGAATATTAACAAATGAAAGGTATCTAGGGAATGCAATATTCCCTGGATTAATATCAAAAGAGCAATTTGAACAGTTGAAAGAAGAAAGGTTTAAACGGGCGAAAAAACTAGGACGATTAAATAGAACAAAAGCGGAAGAAACATTTACACCTAATTTTACATTCACAATCGGAAAAGTGGAGAACAAATACGACAATCCCATTAAACAAGCAGAATATGTATATAGCTTAATAAAAGAAGAGGTGACTTAA
- a CDS encoding recombinase family protein, producing MRKITTLDVTKSSAVNPTQKVAAYIRVSTSNEEQLISLEAQRRHYKTFIEENDEWQLVDIYSDEGITGTKKDIRPGLLRLISDCEKGKIDFILTKSISRFARNTIDCLELVRKLMDLGVHIYFEKENINTNSMESELMLSILSSLAENESVSLSENSKWSIRQRFKRGTYKLSYPPYGYDYIDERVVVNEEQAQVVKRIFNSVLKGVGTERIARQLNEEGIPTKRDGNWTGTTIRGIVKNEKYTGDVLLQKTFTDEHFNRKVNQGELDQYLIENHHEAIITHADFEAANRMLEYQASQKNVAVGSRKYLNRYPFSGKIKCAECGDTFKRRIHTSTHKKYIAWCCSTHVKNKDECSMLFIREERIHQAFITMMNKLKFGYSYVLIPLSKQLETSNQDENYQIITEIEEQLEVTQDELNILIQLMTKGFLEPAIFNEQKIELTHRHMRLKEERDQLLYSINDGSNQLNEVKRLIKYFKQVNFIATFDEETFQDIVRKVIVYSPNEIGFHLKCGITLRERIER from the coding sequence ATGAGAAAGATAACAACACTTGATGTGACAAAATCTTCAGCAGTAAACCCGACACAAAAGGTCGCTGCCTATATACGAGTGTCAACATCGAACGAGGAACAGCTGATTAGCTTAGAGGCTCAAAGACGACACTACAAAACTTTTATCGAAGAGAATGATGAATGGCAGCTCGTTGATATTTATAGTGATGAAGGCATCACAGGGACCAAAAAGGATATACGACCAGGATTGCTTCGATTAATATCTGACTGTGAAAAAGGAAAGATTGACTTCATTTTAACGAAATCAATTAGTCGATTTGCGAGAAACACAATTGACTGCTTAGAGTTAGTCAGAAAATTGATGGATTTAGGTGTACACATTTATTTTGAAAAAGAAAATATTAATACAAATTCGATGGAAAGTGAACTTATGCTTTCAATCTTAAGTAGTCTAGCAGAAAATGAATCAGTGTCACTTTCCGAAAATAGTAAATGGTCGATTAGACAAAGATTTAAACGAGGGACTTACAAGTTATCGTACCCGCCATACGGTTACGATTATATTGATGAAAGGGTGGTTGTAAATGAAGAACAAGCACAAGTAGTCAAGCGGATATTCAATAGTGTGCTTAAAGGAGTGGGAACAGAACGAATTGCCAGGCAGTTAAACGAAGAAGGGATTCCAACAAAGCGAGATGGCAATTGGACGGGAACCACGATTCGCGGAATAGTTAAGAACGAAAAGTACACTGGAGATGTGTTGCTTCAAAAAACCTTTACTGATGAGCATTTTAATCGAAAGGTAAATCAAGGTGAACTGGATCAATACCTAATTGAAAATCATCATGAAGCGATTATCACACATGCTGATTTTGAAGCGGCTAATCGAATGTTAGAATATCAAGCAAGCCAAAAGAATGTAGCAGTCGGAAGTAGAAAATATTTAAATCGCTATCCTTTTTCAGGAAAGATTAAATGTGCGGAATGTGGCGATACATTTAAAAGAAGGATTCATACTTCTACCCATAAAAAATATATTGCCTGGTGCTGTTCAACACATGTCAAAAATAAAGATGAATGTTCGATGCTTTTTATAAGGGAAGAACGTATTCATCAAGCCTTTATTACGATGATGAATAAACTAAAGTTTGGTTATAGTTATGTATTAATCCCACTATCCAAACAACTAGAAACGTCAAATCAAGATGAAAACTATCAAATAATTACCGAAATAGAAGAACAACTCGAAGTTACACAAGATGAACTTAATATATTAATTCAATTAATGACAAAAGGGTTTTTAGAACCAGCAATTTTTAATGAACAGAAAATCGAATTGACCCATCGGCATATGAGACTAAAAGAAGAAAGAGACCAGTTACTATATTCAATAAATGATGGTTCAAATCAGCTAAATGAAGTGAAGCGGCTCATTAAATACTTTAAACAAGTAAATTTCATAGCCACATTTGATGAAGAAACCTTTCAAGATATTGTAAGAAAGGTAATCGTGTATTCGCCTAATGAGATAGGATTTCATTTGAAATGTGGCATTACACTTAGAGAAAGGATTGAACGCTGA
- a CDS encoding DNA methyltransferase: MANSILHNKDCIEAMKSIEDNSVDLILTDPPYNLGNFMKDRDTNLKKMRDNFFVSAGWDDLSFEEWEESMDNFFEESVRVLKHGGSMIVFMAIIKVESIIKIAERHGLYYKTRNIFRSTRVESFNNPAPSQHSKATSS; this comes from the coding sequence GTGGCTAATTCGATTTTACATAATAAAGATTGTATAGAAGCAATGAAAAGTATTGAAGATAACTCCGTGGATTTAATTTTAACGGATCCGCCTTATAATTTGGGGAATTTTATGAAAGATCGGGATACAAACTTGAAAAAAATGAGAGATAATTTCTTTGTATCTGCGGGATGGGATGATTTAAGTTTTGAGGAATGGGAAGAATCAATGGACAACTTCTTTGAAGAATCTGTTAGAGTTTTAAAACATGGAGGGTCCATGATTGTCTTTATGGCTATTATTAAAGTTGAGAGCATTATAAAAATTGCTGAACGTCATGGTTTGTATTATAAAACAAGAAATATTTTTAGAAGTACGCGGGTAGAAAGCTTCAATAATCCAGCTCCTTCCCAACACTCCAAAGCAACATCCAGTTGA
- a CDS encoding MarR family winged helix-turn-helix transcriptional regulator, translated as MKINEDKLFELVTEINEMHYTMNKIIIKEYQSLLDDDLTNNQTILMDIVKDYEKISIGEIARLMKITSSAVGQIVNKLEDENYLMRTINPKNRREILVQLADKGTRYFEKEEKINREIINRFYSQMEWSEMEELKRILTKLTKIVEKKCTIQDWEETNHDQHKS; from the coding sequence ATGAAGATAAATGAGGATAAATTATTTGAACTCGTTACTGAAATAAATGAGATGCATTATACAATGAATAAAATCATCATAAAAGAATATCAATCTTTACTTGATGATGATCTTACTAATAATCAAACAATTCTAATGGATATTGTTAAAGATTACGAAAAAATTTCTATTGGAGAGATTGCTCGACTAATGAAAATAACATCTAGTGCTGTTGGACAGATTGTTAATAAACTCGAAGATGAAAATTATTTAATGAGGACGATTAATCCAAAAAACAGACGCGAAATACTTGTGCAACTAGCAGATAAAGGAACCCGATATTTTGAAAAGGAAGAAAAAATAAATCGTGAAATTATTAATCGTTTTTACTCACAAATGGAATGGAGTGAAATGGAAGAACTCAAAAGAATTCTCACAAAGCTAACTAAAATTGTAGAAAAAAAATGTACAATACAAGATTGGGAGGAAACTAATCATGACCAACACAAAAGCTAA
- a CDS encoding GAP family protein, with protein MIEIIEAMMPSSSIDMSVALLIISICALIDILSPGVLAITGYLLLTQPNQLASRLLVFLVVIQLGYFMIGLLLYFGGDTLLGLINSLSKFDFINWFYTVTGTLLVLVSFIKPKENTIERLTSWIPRQTTIKGIIILGVIVFLIEFITALPYFYSIFLLNHLSIPSISSIVVIIGYNLVMVLPSLLLIGISIVFKDKLQHFLDKIKTKLNEAPISSLLVAIGVVGAVFFNIGIRGILH; from the coding sequence TTGATTGAGATCATTGAAGCTATGATGCCTTCTTCATCAATAGATATGTCCGTAGCTCTACTTATCATTTCCATTTGTGCCTTAATTGATATATTAAGTCCTGGTGTGCTGGCTATTACGGGCTATTTATTACTTACACAACCTAATCAGCTAGCTTCCCGTCTATTGGTATTTTTAGTTGTTATTCAGTTAGGTTATTTTATGATTGGTTTATTACTGTACTTTGGTGGAGATACATTATTGGGATTGATTAACAGTTTATCTAAATTTGATTTTATCAATTGGTTCTATACTGTTACAGGAACACTTCTTGTTTTAGTTAGCTTCATAAAACCAAAAGAGAACACAATAGAACGTCTTACGTCATGGATTCCTAGACAGACAACAATAAAGGGAATTATTATTTTAGGGGTTATTGTGTTTCTTATTGAATTTATAACAGCATTGCCTTATTTCTATTCGATTTTTTTATTAAATCATCTGTCAATCCCTTCGATTTCATCTATAGTCGTAATAATTGGCTATAATCTTGTAATGGTGCTTCCTTCTCTATTATTGATAGGGATTAGTATTGTTTTTAAAGATAAGTTGCAGCATTTTTTGGACAAAATAAAAACAAAGTTAAATGAAGCACCGATTTCTTCACTATTAGTAGCAATAGGTGTAGTAGGAGCTGTATTTTTTAATATTGGTATTAGAGGTATTTTACATTAA
- a CDS encoding serine hydrolase domain-containing protein produces MTNTKANLERLFVDIKKRELFNGTVLVAKKGEILYEGAFGDADLSTNRPLTSRSVFNLASVSKPITATAILLLVQEDKLSLDDPVQKWIPNLPYEGITIRHLLNHTSGLPDYLDLFEMYWDKAKIADNDDLLRYLIKYKPERLFAPNERVEYSNTGYILLAIIVERVTDMDFADFLQENIFKLLNMIHTQAIGVRKENIEIADYAYGYVYDVYAGEYVLADDFEESKMVTYLDGMLGDGGVQSTVRDLYLYERALSTGNLINDELLKEAYTPAVTETETPFKYGFGWILEDDKEKGQIIWHSGGWPGYATSLRRFIDRDIVVIALRNKEQDFDFEQQVLHAIEQAAFDEPYELAEEKPPLERAQVIPVDVLKRLVGDYALTEHPDLIIHVLLENNRLFIKMPGSMKLELHAKSEKKFFLRGLSIDVDFTAEDGKVLVKIIDGNEVQTAERQ; encoded by the coding sequence ATGACCAACACAAAAGCTAACCTAGAAAGATTATTCGTGGATATTAAAAAAAGAGAATTATTTAATGGCACAGTTCTTGTCGCTAAAAAAGGCGAGATTTTATACGAAGGAGCTTTCGGTGATGCAGATTTGTCAACAAATCGTCCATTAACATCACGATCTGTTTTCAACCTTGCATCTGTTTCAAAGCCAATTACAGCAACCGCAATATTGTTACTCGTTCAGGAAGATAAACTAAGTCTTGATGATCCTGTGCAGAAATGGATACCTAATCTTCCTTATGAGGGCATTACAATTCGACATTTACTTAACCATACGAGCGGACTCCCTGATTATTTAGATCTATTTGAGATGTACTGGGATAAAGCGAAAATCGCTGACAATGACGACTTACTTAGGTATTTAATCAAATACAAACCTGAGCGTCTCTTTGCACCAAATGAGCGTGTTGAATATAGCAATACTGGCTATATTTTACTCGCAATCATTGTCGAGCGTGTAACTGACATGGATTTTGCCGATTTTTTACAAGAGAACATTTTTAAACTACTTAATATGATTCACACTCAAGCCATTGGCGTTAGAAAAGAGAATATCGAAATTGCTGATTATGCATACGGTTATGTCTACGATGTATATGCAGGCGAGTATGTTTTGGCAGATGATTTTGAGGAGTCAAAAATGGTTACCTATTTAGATGGAATGCTTGGTGACGGTGGTGTTCAATCAACTGTTAGGGATCTCTATCTTTATGAGCGTGCTCTAAGCACGGGTAATTTAATCAATGATGAATTACTAAAAGAAGCTTATACACCAGCGGTGACAGAAACCGAAACACCATTTAAATATGGTTTTGGTTGGATCTTGGAGGATGATAAGGAAAAAGGTCAAATCATTTGGCATAGTGGTGGTTGGCCAGGTTATGCAACAAGCCTTAGACGCTTCATCGATCGTGATATTGTCGTTATTGCACTAAGAAATAAAGAACAAGATTTCGATTTTGAACAACAAGTCTTACATGCAATCGAGCAAGCTGCTTTCGATGAACCTTATGAACTTGCTGAGGAAAAACCTCCTTTAGAACGTGCTCAAGTTATTCCAGTAGATGTTTTAAAACGTCTTGTCGGTGATTATGCACTAACAGAACATCCTGATTTAATCATTCATGTTTTATTAGAAAACAACAGACTTTTTATCAAGATGCCTGGTTCAATGAAACTCGAATTACACGCTAAGTCAGAAAAAAAATTCTTCTTAAGAGGATTATCAATAGATGTTGATTTTACAGCGGAAGACGGTAAGGTATTAGTAAAGATTATTGATGGTAATGAAGTGCAAACAGCAGAGCGTCAGTAA
- a CDS encoding SHOCT domain-containing protein, whose amino-acid sequence MRVKQLSTNNTGEVKNKHEISHAQLQNELNFYQVEELLMKLLKNNLITQEEFNQINKLNRQKFNPLLGPLMCNKP is encoded by the coding sequence ATGCGAGTAAAACAACTTTCAACAAATAATACAGGTGAAGTGAAAAACAAACACGAAATAAGTCATGCCCAGTTACAAAATGAACTCAATTTTTATCAGGTGGAAGAATTGCTCATGAAACTTCTTAAAAACAATCTCATTACACAAGAAGAATTCAATCAAATAAACAAATTAAATCGTCAAAAATTCAACCCCTTATTAGGCCCTTTAATGTGCAATAAACCTTGA
- a CDS encoding IS3 family transposase (programmed frameshift): MSKILFTDQEQYLLMKHPYVKAVSKKAITYTDEFKAIAVKEYGEGKFPRQIFEDAGFDIEIVGIERAKSALKRWRTAYQEKGLEGLEDSRNSSSRRLLARELSIEEKYARLEAQNALLRAENELLKKIGSSRKVVDKGKEKLTAEQKFQLVQFVIEKYGLNRMVRYLCELVGVSRSGYYRYFSEEAQLNRQARDKADEEVKAIILKAFNFRRRKKGARQIKMTLEHQYHITYNLKRIRRIMKKFQIICPIRKANPYRRIAKATKEHRTLPNLLNREFKQGIARKVLLTDITYLSYGKGKRAYLSTIKDAETNEILAYETSDRITLDIALNTVKKLKNSKIKLAEDAFIHSDQGVHYTNPHFQKKVKVMGLGQSMSRRGNCWDNAPQESFFGHFKDETDFKSCETLEEVKREIKSYMIYYNHYRGQWNLKKMTPAQYSHHLLQVT, encoded by the exons ATGTCGAAAATATTATTTACAGATCAAGAACAGTACTTATTGATGAAACATCCTTATGTAAAAGCGGTTAGTAAAAAGGCAATTACATACACGGATGAATTTAAAGCAATAGCTGTTAAAGAATATGGAGAAGGAAAATTTCCTCGTCAAATATTTGAAGATGCAGGATTTGATATTGAAATCGTTGGGATTGAACGCGCTAAATCGGCTTTAAAAAGATGGCGTACTGCCTATCAAGAAAAGGGTTTGGAAGGGCTTGAGGATTCACGTAACTCTTCTTCAAGACGTCTTCTTGCGCGTGAATTAAGTATAGAAGAAAAGTATGCTCGATTAGAAGCACAAAACGCATTATTACGCGCAGAAAATGAATTACTAAAAAAGATCG GATCTAGCAGAAAGGTTGTTGATAAAGGAAAAGAAAAACTAACTGCGGAACAGAAATTTCAGTTAGTCCAATTCGTCATTGAAAAATACGGTTTAAATCGAATGGTGAGGTATCTTTGTGAATTAGTTGGCGTCTCTAGATCAGGTTATTATCGTTATTTTTCAGAAGAAGCACAACTGAATAGACAAGCACGAGATAAAGCAGATGAAGAAGTAAAGGCAATCATTTTAAAAGCGTTCAATTTCCGCCGTCGTAAGAAAGGTGCACGTCAAATCAAAATGACATTAGAACATCAGTATCACATTACCTATAACTTGAAACGCATTCGTCGTATCATGAAAAAGTTTCAAATTATTTGTCCCATTCGAAAAGCCAATCCTTATCGAAGAATCGCGAAAGCAACGAAAGAACATAGAACACTACCGAACCTATTAAACCGTGAATTTAAACAAGGAATCGCTAGAAAAGTATTATTGACAGACATTACCTACTTGAGTTATGGAAAAGGAAAACGTGCTTACTTATCCACTATCAAAGATGCCGAAACCAATGAAATTTTAGCCTATGAAACATCTGATAGAATCACCCTAGATATTGCATTAAATACAGTCAAGAAGTTAAAAAACAGTAAGATAAAGTTGGCTGAAGACGCATTCATTCACTCAGATCAAGGAGTTCACTATACGAACCCCCATTTTCAAAAGAAGGTGAAGGTAATGGGGCTAGGTCAGTCAATGTCCCGCCGTGGAAACTGTTGGGACAATGCCCCTCAAGAATCATTCTTTGGGCATTTTAAAGATGAAACAGACTTTAAATCGTGTGAAACATTAGAAGAGGTAAAAAGAGAGATTAAGAGTTATATGATTTATTACAATCATTATCGAGGTCAATGGAACTTAAAAAAGATGACGCCTGCACAATACAGTCATCATCTTCTTCAAGTTACTTAA
- a CDS encoding TetR/AcrR family transcriptional regulator, with translation MSKFVNHNKKRKLIAEAAWNIIENEGIEKVSIRRVAAEAGMSPGALRHYFSTKDEMLLFIIEYFIEEGKKRSDQKNWSKNPLQAVEEVLLELVPIDEEKKIEANVWWIFALRSLTSDVLKEKKDEMTNGTYDLANSMIKILTLKGILSDSVNADLESSRLSALIEGLSFHALIRPDIYTPEKVKEVINYHLKTICNK, from the coding sequence ATGTCAAAATTTGTTAATCATAACAAGAAACGAAAGTTAATTGCTGAAGCTGCATGGAATATTATTGAGAATGAAGGTATTGAGAAAGTATCCATACGAAGAGTCGCAGCTGAAGCAGGAATGTCCCCTGGTGCGTTAAGACATTATTTTTCAACGAAAGATGAAATGCTACTGTTTATTATCGAATACTTCATAGAAGAAGGAAAAAAGCGTTCTGATCAGAAAAATTGGTCAAAAAATCCATTACAGGCAGTTGAGGAAGTGTTACTGGAGCTTGTTCCAATCGACGAAGAAAAGAAAATTGAAGCTAATGTTTGGTGGATTTTTGCCCTCCGTTCCCTAACGAGTGATGTATTAAAAGAGAAGAAAGACGAAATGACTAATGGTACATATGATTTAGCAAATTCAATGATTAAGATATTAACTCTAAAAGGTATATTATCAGATTCAGTTAATGCTGATTTAGAAAGCAGTCGGTTATCTGCATTAATTGAAGGGCTGTCATTCCATGCTTTGATAAGACCTGATATTTATACCCCTGAAAAGGTGAAGGAAGTAATCAATTATCATTTAAAAACAATCTGTAATAAATAA
- a CDS encoding helix-turn-helix domain-containing protein: MLVRICNALNCQLSEIVEVEFENQT; this comes from the coding sequence GTGCTTGTTAGAATATGTAATGCATTAAATTGTCAGTTGAGTGAAATTGTTGAAGTAGAGTTTGAAAATCAAACTTAA
- a CDS encoding helix-turn-helix domain-containing protein — protein sequence MKDNRNPNMGILNYETGKNKFSITRHAPSDSLQFFIQHYWLVEWDLRGQPPYTQEVLQHPGVNVVFQPGNSYICGIESRKSVHILQDEGQIVGVLFRPGAFHCYFQAPVSTLTDQVVNISDYFSLDINALEEQLFAVKNKEDKIVIVEQLLRKSMPEHDKTVDLLNEMIDEIVHNVGITKVEHLVDQFGISKRTLQRWFNQYIGVSPKWVIRRYRMHEAIELIERGVDMTVLAMDLGYFDQAHFSKDFKAVIGKSPKQYAKNND from the coding sequence GTGAAAGACAATCGCAATCCGAATATGGGTATTTTGAATTATGAAACGGGCAAAAATAAGTTTTCAATTACTCGTCACGCTCCATCCGACAGTCTCCAATTTTTTATACAGCATTATTGGCTTGTCGAGTGGGACTTACGTGGACAGCCCCCATATACCCAAGAAGTTTTACAGCATCCGGGAGTAAATGTAGTTTTCCAGCCTGGCAATTCGTACATATGCGGAATAGAAAGCAGAAAATCTGTACATATTTTACAAGATGAAGGGCAGATTGTAGGCGTTCTTTTTAGACCCGGAGCTTTTCATTGTTATTTCCAAGCGCCTGTTTCTACACTTACAGATCAAGTCGTCAATATATCCGATTACTTTAGCTTAGATATTAATGCTTTGGAAGAGCAACTATTTGCAGTTAAGAATAAAGAAGATAAGATTGTGATCGTTGAACAGTTATTACGGAAAAGTATGCCTGAACATGATAAAACGGTTGACTTACTGAATGAAATGATCGATGAAATCGTCCACAATGTTGGCATCACCAAAGTCGAACACTTAGTGGATCAATTCGGCATTTCCAAGAGGACATTACAACGTTGGTTCAATCAATATATAGGAGTGAGCCCTAAATGGGTAATTCGGCGTTATCGAATGCATGAGGCGATCGAGTTAATAGAACGTGGAGTGGATATGACTGTATTGGCGATGGATCTCGGCTATTTCGACCAAGCTCACTTTAGCAAAGATTTCAAAGCAGTAATCGGCAAATCTCCGAAGCAATATGCGAAGAACAACGATTAG
- a CDS encoding recombinase family protein has translation MTLARSVTVIPARRRTRDVDAEEKEKLKVAAYCRVSTDSEEQATSYEVQVEHYTTYIQNNPEWELAGIYADDGISGTNTKKREQFNKMIEDSMNGKIDMIITKSISRFARNTLDCLKYIRQLKDKEIPVFFEKENINTMDAKGEIMLTIMASLAQQESQSLSQNVKLGIQYRYQQGEVQVNHNRFLGYTKDENNKLVINPEQAKIVKRIYREYLEGASLVQIARGLEADEILTAAKRSKWRPESIKKILQNEKYIGDALLQKTYTVDFLTKKRVVNNGHVPQYYVENNHEAIIPREIYLQVQEEMMRRANIRNGKTGKKRVYSSKYALSSIVFCKECEDVFRRVHWNNRGYRSIVWRCVSRLERKTHLCNAETIREDELHQAIVQAINEVLRNKDNYLNILIENIETVLNENADKPTTDIDDKLEELQMELLRLANSKEDYDDVAEEIYRLRELKQEVMMKNAAREGLRQRIEEMTKFLKGQPQRLEMYDDLLVRRLIEKITIYERQLTIEFKSGIEIIKEV, from the coding sequence ATGACCTTAGCAAGAAGTGTCACAGTTATCCCGGCTAGGAGAAGAACGAGGGATGTTGATGCAGAGGAAAAGGAAAAATTAAAAGTAGCAGCTTATTGTCGGGTATCAACAGATAGCGAAGAACAAGCAACTAGTTATGAAGTTCAAGTGGAACACTACACTACCTATATTCAGAACAATCCTGAATGGGAGTTGGCAGGCATTTATGCGGACGATGGAATATCTGGAACAAACACAAAAAAGCGTGAACAGTTTAATAAAATGATTGAAGATAGCATGAATGGAAAAATCGACATGATCATTACAAAGTCCATCAGTCGTTTTGCGAGAAACACGCTGGACTGTTTGAAATACATTAGACAGCTTAAGGATAAAGAAATACCTGTGTTTTTTGAAAAAGAAAACATCAATACAATGGATGCAAAAGGTGAAATTATGCTCACCATCATGGCATCCCTAGCACAACAAGAAAGTCAGTCACTTAGCCAAAACGTAAAACTTGGCATACAATACCGATACCAGCAAGGTGAGGTGCAAGTGAACCATAATCGCTTTCTAGGCTATACAAAAGACGAAAACAACAAACTAGTCATTAATCCAGAACAAGCGAAAATTGTCAAAAGGATTTACAGGGAATATTTAGAAGGTGCCAGTTTAGTTCAAATCGCACGAGGACTTGAAGCGGACGAAATACTTACCGCAGCTAAACGATCCAAGTGGCGGCCAGAGTCGATTAAAAAAATTCTCCAAAATGAAAAGTATATCGGAGATGCATTGCTTCAAAAAACATATACCGTAGATTTTTTAACAAAAAAACGTGTTGTAAATAACGGTCATGTTCCACAATATTATGTAGAAAATAACCACGAAGCCATCATTCCAAGGGAGATTTATTTACAAGTTCAAGAAGAAATGATGCGAAGGGCAAATATCCGAAACGGAAAAACTGGAAAGAAACGAGTGTATAGCAGCAAGTATGCTTTGTCGAGTATTGTTTTTTGTAAAGAATGTGAAGATGTTTTCCGAAGGGTACATTGGAATAACCGAGGATACAGATCTATTGTATGGCGATGTGTTAGCAGGCTAGAAAGAAAAACACATCTTTGCAATGCAGAAACAATCAGAGAAGATGAACTACACCAAGCAATAGTACAAGCTATCAATGAAGTGTTGAGAAACAAGGATAACTATTTGAATATATTAATAGAAAATATTGAAACAGTTTTGAATGAAAATGCGGATAAACCAACAACTGATATTGACGATAAGTTAGAAGAACTTCAAATGGAACTTCTCAGGCTTGCAAATTCAAAAGAAGATTATGATGATGTGGCAGAAGAAATATACCGATTGCGGGAACTGAAACAGGAAGTCATGATGAAAAATGCAGCAAGAGAAGGTCTCAGGCAGCGGATTGAAGAAATGACAAAGTTTTTAAAAGGACAACCGCAGCGACTTGAAATGTACGATGATTTACTGGTAAGGCGATTGATTGAAAAGATAACGATTTATGAAAGACAATTAACGATTGAATTTAAGTCAGGAATTGAAATTATCAAAGAAGTATAA
- a CDS encoding alpha/beta hydrolase → MLPIAKESVYGCEAENLKMWGVDPQLGERFVNGLSDEFKVLYFDYEGHLLRNPNPDHLTPENIVRDFLLIADEMGVDHFSYYGYSWLALSGLQLAIRTDRLESLIMGGFPPLDGPYEEMLVVTNKTYEQSISNQNTYDYSNFTDSENKTPDEFDWENVEIKMNPGQTKQFVTLYQNLVNFNDQSIQILLTIPRLSFVGEKDTIVYGDNFGGVTVDIVGLIERNKKELGQLGWDVEVLQGEEMDHTKAMQPDYVLPLIKEWLSKHLA, encoded by the coding sequence ATGTTGCCAATAGCAAAGGAATCAGTTTACGGTTGTGAAGCTGAAAATCTCAAAATGTGGGGTGTTGATCCTCAATTAGGGGAACGTTTTGTTAATGGACTATCAGATGAATTTAAGGTTTTGTATTTTGATTATGAAGGACACCTTTTACGTAATCCAAATCCCGACCATCTTACACCCGAAAATATTGTGAGGGACTTTCTATTGATTGCAGATGAAATGGGTGTTGACCACTTTAGTTACTATGGGTATTCTTGGTTGGCTCTTTCAGGTTTACAATTGGCAATTAGAACAGATCGCCTTGAAAGTTTAATAATGGGAGGATTTCCTCCGTTAGATGGCCCATATGAGGAAATGTTAGTTGTAACAAATAAAACTTACGAGCAATCTATAAGTAATCAAAACACATATGATTACTCTAATTTTACTGATTCAGAAAATAAAACACCAGATGAATTTGATTGGGAAAATGTTGAGATTAAAATGAATCCAGGTCAGACAAAGCAATTTGTTACGCTGTATCAGAACTTAGTTAATTTTAATGATCAATCAATTCAAATCCTATTGACCATACCAAGACTTTCCTTTGTTGGTGAAAAAGATACCATTGTTTATGGTGATAATTTTGGAGGGGTAACCGTAGATATTGTTGGATTAATTGAAAGAAATAAAAAAGAGTTAGGGCAATTAGGATGGGATGTTGAGGTTTTACAAGGTGAAGAAATGGATCATACTAAAGCAATGCAGCCCGATTACGTTTTACCACTTATTAAGGAGTGGTTGTCCAAGCACCTGGCATAA